Below is a genomic region from Biomphalaria glabrata chromosome 3, xgBioGlab47.1, whole genome shotgun sequence.
aaactttttaaagatTAGTTTGTTAATGTAACTCTCGTCTTCATGTTTgctatgttatcacagcgccttgagcctacattatgtctGTTATCAGtgttgtttaaattaaattattatgatTAGACCTATATTATTACACAACGACTGCGCCCGTTGTTTTTCCcctaaatatttatattgtttattatggccggaacaTCCCGTCCTcccttttcgttttttttttaatattcaataagcgggccacattttaacgatcTCCTGacataatttatattattattagttagtaGTTAGTTTCAACGAGCTTTTATGAATAGCTTCAACTGGATAGGGTTTTCTCCCTGGATCGCAGACCTTACCAACACACCGATGTTAGTAGCTATTATTATAAGTACAtactctcttgttttttttttttgtatctataGAGAGAGATCTCTGTCGGGATGGCGTTTAACCGCTTTTCAAACGAGCAATTAACTACAAAGAAACGAAGGGAACCTTTCATTTTCCATGATCTGAGAAAATTTAGAAGCCTCAGTTCACACTTGATCAATTTACCATGGAGTGAGTAGgctatttatctatctgtctgtccatctctctatctatctatttgtctgtctgactgtctgtctatatatctatctatttatctatctatctatctgtctgatccatctatctatctatctgtctatctatctatctgtctgatctatctatctatctgtctgtcttatctatctatttatctgtctgtctgatctatctatctatctatctgtctgtctgatctatctaactgtctgtctgtctatctatctatatgtctgtctatctatctatttatctgtctatctatctatctatctatctatctatctatctatctatctatctatctatctatctatctatctgtctgtctgtctgtctgtctgtctatctattctatctatctatctatctgtctgtctgtctatctatctaggtatctatctatctgtctgtctgatctatctatctgtctgtctatctatcgccccccctctctctcatcatcatcatcctccaCATCAATATCTTCATCATGACAAGTAATCTCCTGTCTGTCGGACACACGCAACTTCTTAGCAGAAATATAGTGCTTCCACTTCTTACTGCCTTGCTTGAACACAAGATGTTTTTGTTAGACTTGTCATACAGGAAGTCACAGACGAATTCCACACACTAACAACACTGCCGTTATTCACGACTTCTTCACAAAACTATCACCCAGGCAAGACAGTTTTATAAACCCATCTAACAAAAAAATGCCATGTCCATAAAACATCCAACTAGGTCTATATCTTTCAGTGAATCACTTGAAAAGTAGGTCCGCAGTTTCAGGCATCATGGATGATTCGAATGATGCCACTAGTCCAAAGCCTAGTCCACAAATggtaaatgttttaatatcatttgtAGTCGTTTTAGACAGTCTTCTTCATCATTTTTTGTCCTCAaaggaagtaacgtctgtattttataagataagataaggacacattatttgtaacatatttgaattattttGCTACTTTGTCATTGTGGAAACGTCAGATTaagacagtgtttctcaaacttttatgaTTGGCACTCCTCCTCCAAACGAAAACATTTtcgttcgcccccccccccccaaccctttaGCCAGATGCTTTCTGGGAGAGTGTTGAAAGCTCGCTCGATGAGatggggaaaaagggggggggggggttgaaatgaaatagaaacttACAGGCATATAAATACAACGCAATTTTCCCGTTTTCGCTAACATATTTAGAATATCTTAGAAATATAACTTATGTAATAAATGCTCATTTAAGCTACTCGTTTTtcgaatgaaatattttttagataattttcttcaaataaaaaagcgCGCCCCctccccttgaaaaaaaaaaaaaaaaaaaaaaaaggtttaattaaAAAGGGGTCGGACAGGTAAAAAAATGGATGGGCATagcattgaaagagattctactAAAGGACGTCGCGCCATCCCCCTCATTGGTGGCCCGCTTCACAAAGGGTTACAAGTCGTCCAGCAAAAGGAGGACATCTTTCTTTATTTGTGGTCTTTTCCTAAATTGTGAAAATGCCCGGCTTTTATGTGGGACGTCTTCATGACTTTTTTGTTGTCCTGAACTCGTTAGGACAATTCATACAGGTTCCTATACTTGTGACTCGGAGTCCTAGCAAGTTAGTCTACATGTTTGACCAAGGACATTGACTATTTAAATGACACAAATTTTGAGGACATTTTTCTGGATTACCCCATGAAGAGCATATGAAATGTATGTGTTGTCTGCCTTATGTGTTGTGAgtcttttgtgttgtctgtcttttgtgttgttttcttgGACTTGTGTTCTCACAGTAGATACAGTATGCCTCAAGTTGGGTTCAGTCACACTCAACATACCGGAGGAGTTACACCATAGTCCTGAACCCGCCTTCACGGGTACCTTACTAAGCCATTGGCACCATACTGCGGGTgggatttttaaaacaaacattgcaAGATTAACATTTtccaacaaacaaaaatttatacGCTTTCCAGCCGCACCGCCCGGAAGCTAAAAGTTTTGTAGAAAATATTCACGGGAGGATCTCCACTTTGCTGCTCTCAGAACTGACCAAGTCGATGCTCTCCCGGCACAACTCTTTGGATATGAATGATTTCGCCCCCATGAGGACGTTGAGAAACATTCTTCTGGTGACATGTTTTTTATCGTTTCTAGTCGCTCCTTTGACTTACATGCCCTTAGGGATCATTCAGGTACATATAGTGTGTGTGGTTACGTTAAGGCAATGAAGCTAGGACTTAATAATAGGCCTAATGGTAGGCGAAAAGGCCTTGCCGATGTTTTATCACATCTGCACGatttaagttttaaaagaaaaacattcattAGAAAGCTAGAAAGATTCCagaaataaacaaggttacaaagacaatttgtgtggaaaaacaaactcaaaatcggctcccccgaagtggtccacccaggcaggtaaaaagacaggtttcaatattttcagaaataatatcagaatgaaatgcATTcgaaggcaaatgacagagaagaatggagaaagaaggttgaccgatcatgtgtggtgccctaacggtccagcagaccaagggataagtgaaagtgaaggatgtgaacctggcctaagtTATGTCATacatgggggtggggggtgattGGACgggtaaaaaaatgttccattttttttaaatctagcattcattagttattgaaAGCAAAGTAATCGCTGTTACAAAAAGGATCagctttaaagaaaataatttttttttaatgtcacttCTTTTATTGAAAGTATCGATACATCATCATACTCTTGCTAAGTTTTATATTCTCTAGCTTTCAACAAACCACAGCAGAACTGCAGAAACATTCGCTGATACCATGCTCTTATTATCTTTTACTAAAACGCCGGTCTTTAAATAGATAACTTGAATCATGTTAATTAAGTTGCGTTGAAAGACCTTTGTGGACCCGCCCATTACGAGTTGAGCTTGAGTTCTAATAGGACTATTTAACAGCGAGAAGAGTTTTACCGACAGACTAGAAATGAGAAATTGGCTTCTACTCGGAAGCTACCATCAACTACATTTTATTAGATAACTATTTTATCACAAAgaccaatatgaacagcatgtatgctctcctgacacaaagaagattacgctggctcggacatgtcacccgcatgccagatggtagaatcccgaaagatatcttatatgctgagcttgtggaaggagtcagacccaagggccgcccaagactaacatatagagatgtctgcaagcgagacatgagagcctcaggcatcagtgaaagtatgtgggaaaacatagccaaagaccggagtgcatggagacagactgtgcgtgctgggacaacccttgctgagaacaaaagaattgaagcggctttaatcaagagtgaaaaaaagaaagctggcctgtctgctagccctaaatcagaggcatacacatgtacgaattgtggcaaagtctgccgttctagaattggcttgattagccacaccagattctgccccgtctcaagattaagccaaaaccagtgactcacttgggcgcatccattgcctttcgagacaaaaggagccatatattttATCACATCCGTTTATTGTGTTGTCACACATTTTCATCCAAGCCTGTTCAGCTATTCGGCGAGGCCGGAGTCCGAGCCCAATGAGAGATTCCTTCATATTTCTACATTATAACGTCACTAACCGTGAGAAAGTCCCCAGAGTTCCAGTTTAAGACCAGAATAGTTTGCTGCTCGAATTATAAAGATAATTAGTAATTGACAATGAAAAGgtatcccccccccacacaccctTATTATTTCTGTATGGACTgtctaaataatttaaaatgtaggCTACTAAATAatctgtatttatattttgtaggCCGCTTACAATGAGCAGTGCTTTTTGTACACGAGAATAAATTTCACATTTAAAGAAGAAACCTCCAACAGTACGTCTGCAGTGTGTAAAACTATAACGTAAGAGTCGTTTTGTAAAGCAAGAACTTTatattgtctctctctctcttgttccgAAAACATTTAGAagtaggctagatctagatcttgaggtCTAATGTTGACTTGATCGTCTAAAAACatttagaagtagatctatatctttagGTCTAATGTTGATGACTTGACGTCTGAAAACATTTAGAagtaggctagatctagatcttgaggtCTAATGTTGACTTGATCGTCTAAAAACAtttacaagtagatctagatctttaggtCTAATGTTGACTTGATCGCCTTAAAACatttagaagtagatctagattttaggtCTAATGTTGACTTGATCGCCTTAAAACatttagaagtagatctagatctttaggtCTAATGTTGACTTGATCGCCTTAAAACatttagaagtagatctagatctttaggtCTAATGTTGACTTGATCGTCTTAAAACAtttacaagtagatctagatctttaggtCTAATGTTGACTTGATCGTCTTAAAACAtttacaagtagatctagatctttaggtCTAATGTTGATGACTTGACGTCTGAAAACatttagaagtagatctagatctttaggtCTAATGTTGATGACTTGACGTCTGAAAACatttagaagtagatctagatcttgaggtCTAATGTTGACTTGACGCCTAAAAGCATTTAGAAGTAGAACTAGATCTTTAAGTTTAATGTTGACAAATAATGACGTCCAAAAAGATTTTTGGTTTTATtggacattgaaaaaaaactttttataatgtttcTGTTCATGAATGATTTTTCTAACATCTATTCCACAATCGGCTAATTCTCAAAGATTAAGAATCAGATaaagttatttctattttattttttgcccAATGAAATTTCAAAGATACTTTTTCCTCAGCTATAAAGATTATAATTATCCTTCTAAATTCTGCAATACTGATTGTATTTGGTTTAATATACAATACTTCGCTCATCAATACTAACGTGTAGCCTACTTTGTAGGATACAGTGCAAGGGCCTATTGGATATGCAGTGCTTACGATTAGGACTGGATAACCCCAGGTACACTATTAGATCTTTATGTCTCTAGTGGACAGGAGCATCATGAAGAGATTTAAATTTTCATATCTGACAGTGACAGATGTCATCATTTATCTGGACATTATAGTCTTTCATGTttcatattgttgtaaccctgccttgcaccagtgcttgaggtgcgcactagcgcactagtgaacgtaaacaggaagagactagaacggagataataacattgcatcagggattgtgaagagtctgaatgtttggaaactaagaagccagcttttggtgctgcctgaaggttgtagaagggacctggagcgaagcggggaaggctgtcgttggtccacattcgggttgctgtctaaaggactggtaaattagtagaaagactctgaggaagctgaaggatgctatgtgtttgtcctagtgaataaacacctgtatttatttcctgttacactgtgttgagttgcatgcctattcgttgagtgcctaacctagagagttacaacaattggtatcagaagtgggatttaggcagctcaacgaaaggaaacaatgacaacgctgaggaagctagatgaactaagctgtaaacagttaaaagaggagctccgagccagggagctgaggatcttctgtgccaaagaaaaaatgagagaacGCCTTCGACAAGCCTTGCTGGACGAAGATGAAGATCCGGACTCGTATCTGTTCGAAGTACAACCAGATATCAGAGAGCTCATGAATACCGTGACAGATCAGATGAACTCGTTCCAGGTACAGCTAAAAGAGGTCAACGAGCAGATCTGTACCATGATTAAACAGATAGGTATCAGTACCTCGCTGAACAAGACTGATGATACGTTTGATACCGTGATGAGCAAGACCGACGATCAGATGGCTACCATGTCGACAGGTATAAACAATCCGTTACTCAACGGAGACGCCGTTGATGGTGGCGCTGTTTATGACTGTAATAGTGAGCCGTGCAAGCTTGGCTCCTACGACAAGAATCCTAACATTTGTTGTGAAAGTACTGAGCACAGATCTGATCATGCTATCGTGATTCCTGCCTACACTCAGACGTTGAAAAATAACTGTGATGACGGGACCTCCTCAAAGGGAGAATTCGAGCACCGGAAGACCTGCCAACTAAGTATTTGTCCTGATACCAGTATCAGCAAGAGAAGCGCTGATGGTGGTACAGCAGATGGACACATAGGACGTTGTAAACGTGCCCCACAGATATGTCTTTCAGACAAGCTTAAAGATTATACCGTGTTTGACAACCTGGCCTCCTGGGGGCCCACGGCACATCGAGAAAGCCTGCTGGAGCAACGTGTAAGACAAATGGTCTTGATGACCTACGCTATGACATCCACTGCATCGCTTCTTGCCATGAGTCTGCCGTCGGTGGTAACTAAGAGAAAGGCCAGACAACGAAAACGACTTCCCCTTAACCAAAGGCAGGTCAATtggagcagaaggagaaagcggtacctgcagagagcagtgtggattgctttgtggggagcacgatcaatgcaatctgtgactcccactgaccgacctccacctgcactggccaaccgtgaacatgtttcttttcgggacgaaaagactaaggtgggggtagtgttgtaaccctgccttgcaccagtgcttgaggtgcgcactagcgcactagtgaacgtaaacaggaagagactagaacggagataataacattgcatcagggattgtgaagagtctgaatgtttggaaactaagaagccagcttttggtgctgcctgaaggttgtagaagggacctggagcgaagcggggaaggctgtcgttggtccacattcgggttgctgtctaaaggactggtaaattagtagaaagactctgaggaagctgaaggatgctatgtgtttgtcctagtgaataaacacctgtatttatttcctgttacactgtgttgagttgcatgcctattcgttgagtgcctaacctagagttacaacaatatactAAGTGGAAATATAGACGGTCAGTATGGGGTCAAACCCAAATTATCTGATTATTGCTTAAACACAGACAACTCTGTCCCGAGTGAGTTAGCTTCCTTATCCTTTTCAAATCACAACCAATTCTGAATGAAGAAAGCAGTGAATTTCaccaattactagatctagttattagtAGTAAAATTCCAAATAAAACTCCAAAATATACTTCCATTTATTATAACCTTCTGTATAACAATGAAATATATTCAGCATAGTTAGGCTCTCCTCTATAGTAGGCTACTAGTTCTTTTTCTTGCTCCAGATTTGAAGCAGTAAGCACCGAATGGGGACCACAGTTCTACTGCGACTGCACAACCTACGTACCCGTATCGATAGCCATAGTCTCTGTGATTATTGGTTGGTCAACTCTTACTGTGTGGCCTCTGATGTTATCAGTTGGGTTGGTTTTTCTTAATTGTGAGGTGTTAAAATGCAGAGATATTAATAATACTACTTtccattttaaattaatagatctatatatcgaaTTTTCCCCCCTATAATCGAATAATGCGAAACTGCGACTTTAAATCTAACTAGTGATATTAAGTACAAGTGAATGCTTGTACATGAATtgtattcttaaaaaaaaaaggttacataaGTAGTTAGGATGTTATTCGATAGAGTCAACACTCTTGCCAGCTTTCGCAGTCATCACTTCATCATATCCCTTTAATTTCctttagtctattggaccgttggggcaccacaaaagaTCTGTTGACTTTCTTCCTCCATTCCATTCGTTTGTCTtgaatagaatttctttcaatgacaggcatGTGCATTATTTATGTTGCccttccatcgctttctctgcttcttctttttttttctggtactgttccctgaaggaagttaTTTTCGAAATTTGAGGACCTTGTGCTATggtcatagagttttagtttgcgtttttttttcttacatagttagctggtcatcgtggggtccaatcgctgtaccaatcctgtctctaatctcctCGTTTTTTTATGCCGTCTtcgaatgtgatacctaggatctttctgtcaggggcgtagctaggaattttccatcatttcgggggggggggggggggggcttgatctgtattttgcgtaatatttaatatttaatgtgaaaaaaac
It encodes:
- the LOC106075996 gene encoding uncharacterized protein LOC106075996 isoform X1, whose product is MAFNRFSNEQLTTKKRREPFIFHDLRKFRSLSSHLINLPWMNHLKSRSAVSGIMDDSNDATSPKPSPQMPHRPEAKSFVENIHGRISTLLLSELTKSMLSRHNSLDMNDFAPMRTLRNILLVTCFLSFLVAPLTYMPLGIIQAAYNEQCFLYTRINFTFKEETSNSTSAVCKTITFEAVSTEWGPQFYCDCTTYVPVSIAIVSVIIGWSTLTVWPLMLSVGNGSLLMLSYLSVAVVCLAVSTASALVQLDGYRETCTQLSLDANAEGRNLTCSELANFTFTELVQARTLVAKDVNFAMELAQIGVWCLVALSSCKVLISTYSLYLTWFHAHFVSFFMAFEENSVYTSDESSSQ
- the LOC106075996 gene encoding uncharacterized protein LOC106075996 isoform X2, yielding MAFNRFSNEQLTTKKRREPFIFHDLRKFRSLSSHLINLPWMNHLKSRSAVSGIMDDSNDATSPKPSPQMPHRPEAKSFVENIHGRISTLLLSELTKSMLSRHNSLDMNDFAPMRTLRNILLVTCFLSFLVAPLTYMPLGIIQAAYNEQCFLYTRINFTFKEETSNSTSAVCKTITNGSLLMLSYLSVAVVCLAVSTASALVQLDGYRETCTQLSLDANAEGRNLTCSELANFTFTELVQARTLVAKDVNFAMELAQIGVWCLVALSSCKVLISTYSLYLTWFHAHFVSFFMAFEENSVYTSDESSSQ